Proteins encoded within one genomic window of Lagenorhynchus albirostris chromosome 9, mLagAlb1.1, whole genome shotgun sequence:
- the LOC132526264 gene encoding stromelysin-1-like produces the protein MEMRNLPVLLLLSVAVCSAYPLDRAAKDEDDSMNLVQQYLENYYNLEKDVKQFVRRKDSGPVVKKIQEMQRFLGLEVTGKLDSDTLEVIRKPRCGIPDVGHFSTFPGMPKWRKTHLTYRIVNYTLDLPRDAVDSAIEKALTVWEKVTPLTFSRINEGEADIMIIFAVREHGDFSPFDGPGNVLAHAYAPGSGIDGDVHFDDDEKWTKDTSGINLFLVAAHELGHSLGLQHSTNREALMYPVYNTFTDLARFHLSQDDVNGIQSLYGPPTASRDDPVVPTESVPPEPGTPATCDPALSFDAVSTLRGETLFFKDRHFWRKSFRTFEPEFHLISSFWPSLPSGIDAAYEVISKDSVFIFKGNQFWAIRGNEVSAGYPRDIHTLGFPSTIRKIDAAFSDEERKKTYFFVEDKYWRFDEKRQSMEPGFPKQIVEDFPGVDLEVDAVFEAFGFYYFFNGSLQLEFDPNAKKVTHVLKSNSWLNC, from the exons ATGGAAATGAGGAATCTTCCAGTTCTGCTGTTGCTATCTGTGGCAGTTTGCTCAGCCTATCCATTGGACAGAGCTGCAAAGGACGAGGATGACAGCATGAACCTTGTTCAG CAATACCTCGAAAACTACTACAACCTTGAAAAGGATGTGAAACAGTTTGTTAGAAGAAAGGACAGTGGTCctgttgttaaaaaaatacaagaaatgcagAGGTTCCTGGGGTTGGAGGTGACGGGGAAGCTGGACTCTGACACTCTGGAGGTGATACGCAAGCCCAGATGTGGGATTCCTGACGTTGGTCACTTCAGCACCTTTCCTGGCATGCCCAAGTGGAGGAAAACTCACCTCACTTACAG GATTGTGAATTATACACTGGATTTGCCAAGAGATGCTGTTGATTCTGCCATTGAGAAAGCTCTGACAGTCTGGGAGAAGGTGACTCCattaacattctccaggatcaatGAAGGAGAGGCAGACATAATGATCATTTTTGCAGTTCgag aacATGGAGACTTTAGCCCTTTTGATGGACCTGGAAATGTTTTGGCTCACGCCTATGCACCTGGGTCAGGGATTGATGGAGATGTTCACTTTGATGATgatgaaaaatggacaaaggatacaTCAG GGATCAATTTATTCCTCGTTGCTGCCCATGAACTTGGCCATTCCCTGGGTCTCCAACACTCGACCAACAGGGAAGCTTTGATGTATCCAGTCTACAACACATTCACAGACCTGGCTCGGTTCCACCTTTCTCAAGATGATGTGAATGGCATTCAGTCCCTGTATG GACCTCCCACAGCTTCTCGAGATGACCCTGTGGTGCCCACAGAATCTGTGCCTCCAGAACCTGGCACACCAGCCACATGTGATCCTGCTTTGTCCTTTGATGCAGTCAGCACTCTGAGGGGAGAAACTCTGTTCTTTAAAGACAG ACATTTTTGGCGCAAATCCTTCAGGACATTTGAACCTGAATTTCATTTGATCTCTTCGTTTTGGCCATCTCTTCCTTCAGGCATAGATGCTGCATATGAAGTTATTAGCAAAGACAgcgttttcatttttaaag gaaatCAGTTCTGGGCCATCAGAGGAAACGAGGTGTCAGCAGGTTACCCAAGAGACATCCATACCCTGGGTTTTCCTTCAACAATAAGGAAAATAGATGCAGCCTTTTCtgatgaggaaaggaagaaaacatactTCTTTGTAGAGGACAAATACTGGAG ATTTGATGAGAAGAGACAATCCATGGAGCCAGGCTTTCCCAAGCAAATAGTGGAAGACTTCCCAGGGGTTGACCTAGAGGTGGATGCTGTTTTTGAAGCATTTG GGTTTTACTATTTCTTCAATGGATCTTTGCAGTTGGAGTTTGACCCAAATGCAAAGAAAGTGACACATGTTTTGAAGAGTAACAGCTGGTTGAATTGTTAG